The genomic interval GAGTCTAATTAATTGAATTGGACAAATAGTTTGTTGACACAGATTTTCAATGAGTTTTGTTTTACGCTCCTTGTTCTGAGAATTTTCATAGCCTATTTGTCCCTTAAAAACTTCTCAAATGCACTTAGTGTTAGTGACACCTAGTGGGGCTAGGTGTCACCTAGTCGTCTGTTGATTGTGGAGTTCTCCCTTGCAGTAAGAAACAAAGTAATAAACGGTCTTGTTCCTTACATGGAGTTAAAAGTAGTTTTAATTTAAAAGGGAACTCAAAGCCATTTTTATCAAATTCTTTAAAAGCATCAACCTTTCACAATATAAAACATTGAGTGAAAACGCTTGTGATTGTCTGTTATATGGTCTTTATTTCTTGATTAATCCTGCAAACATGGTTTCATGAGTGTTGTTGAGACGAGGCAATGTGGGCGTAAAAGGGGTGCTCCACGACCAGGAGAAAGGTCATATGACTGTGACTCAGTAACAGGATGCCCTGTCCTGTTCTCAACAGGCCCTTTGGCTCATGGAGAGCAGGATGTTGGCACTGAATTCATCAATTGTATTTTAACACAGGGATAAGCATGCTTGTATCACTTTGAAGTTAAATTTTTTAGTCCATGTTTTTCATTTGTATACTGCAGAATCAGTTCAATCTGTAAATATGGACAAATCGAATCAACAAATTTTCTCAAATTCTAAAATAAATCTATTATAACGGCAATAGCTCAAGAGGAGCAGGGAACGTATTAAAAGCAGAGGTCTCCCTAAACTACATATAATGACAGCAAGTCAAGCTTCAAATTACGTTTTGGTTTGTGTGAACACGGGTCTCATTCACAGCTTCAATGAAAAATATATTGTTTTCTCTTGTGTCCTGTTTCGCCTGTATCTTCTTCAATAAGAAATTCATTCTTTTTTCCTCCTGCATTTTGAAGAAGGATGCAGACACTTTCCTGCGGATGCGCCTGGCGTAGACCTCCAGTAACACCATGATGTAGCTCACCAGACAGAGTAGTCCCAGGAAGACCCTCACTCTCAGGTCTGGTGCAGAGGGCTCAATATAACAGCGTAAAGCCTCTGGGCTAAATGTCCAGTCATACTGCTTGTGGAGGTTTGCCAGTTCTATATCCCTACAGATAGCTGGGATAATACATAGACCTGGAAAGCGCAGGTGAATCTGTCAGAGAAAAGAGAATACAGTCCCCATTTGTCCACTGTGTTATTCAATTTCTATATCATCATTGATCTCAAGGCTACACATTATATAATGTCACATTATGTCCTGTGATGTGCCCGACCTCATATAGAAAAGTACTGTATCAATATTGACCTACCTTATATTTCACAGCTATGCTGACAGATGTAGCTGGAACATCCAGCAGCCAAGGCCCACTCACTGTAACTAGATGGTACACAATGTGATCCAAAACCATTATGAagataataacaataaaatacaAAGTCACCACTACTATGGGAGCAAGACATTTGGTAAATTCCTGTTTTGTTATTTTACAACTTGTGGAATTAACCATATTTTTCAAGTTAGTTGGCTCTATCTGGATTCCATCCTCAGATGCTTTTTGCAGCAACTGTCTGGTGATGTAAACATTGTCAAACTTAACTGAAATGACATATGACTTCAGGTAGTAGGCTGATTCAACTATCAGGTAGATTAGAAAGATGGCCGCCAGAATCCTGTTTGACAGCAGTTTATAATCCTCCAGCAGTTTATTGGCACGTGAAAAGTCACTCTCAATCTGTTTGCTTACAGTAACAAACATATTTTTGACCTTTGACACATCAATGTGTGTAAAATGATCAAATTTCCTCAACCTGTTAACAATATTCAGTTCTTCCTGTTTCACTTTGATAGCCTCTCTAACAAGATCTCTCTTTGCTTCTTGAAACAGCTCAGATGAGTTTAAAAGAGAGTGGACAAAACCTTCAGAGGTGCACTTTAAAACGTGCATCACCACTCCCATGTTAACGGTTATGTTAAGGATGATGCTCAACACTAACACAATCACAGAGGTGGAAATGATCAGCTTGCGCCCCTGTTTGGTGCCCAGAGTGGGCAGGATCATAGTTAGCACACAACGGAGAGGATGACAGAGGAACGAGAGGAAAAGGATGGCCACGCTATAGATGCAGGCAGCAGTGCTGGAAGTACCACTGTCATATCTCAGGATCTCTGTCATCCAATGGTAGAGGAGACCACCAGTCACCATGGCGATAATGAAACACATAGAAAGTAATGTCAGGACCTCCTTGGCAGCCTGGGTCGGTTTTGAGTAAACATCCCACAGATACTGTAGAGTGGTCTTCATGGCACCCCAAGGTTCTTGCCTGAAAACCAATGATTGTGTGaattcaagttttattagttgtatgtacagtatacacatggtatacaccatcAAACGAAGTGCTTACTTGCAGGCtcctcgacaatgcaacaacaataagaaataataaaaggtAAGAATACGAACAATAAAGTAAATGGCTTATTAGAATAAACTAAACATGAAACACATTTTAGAATTGCACTGTATTATAACTAGGCTGTGAATTTGATCAAACTGCAATATCCACCATTCTGACTATCATCATGTATTGTTTTAATATCAACATTATACAAGAGAAGAATAGCTTATTATTGTGTAATTAACACTTTAATAAGCCAGCTTTCTTAATTTCACAAGAAGGGCATAGCACAATTCACTGTGAAAATAATATACATTTCACCATAACATTAATTTCTTTAATCATCTTATAAATAGCTGTCCAGTAACCTAATGTGTCTTTCACTCAAAAGACTGAAAAATGAACACCTACCTCAATGAAAAGCCAAAGCCCATGCACTCAGTAATGCTCTTCATTCTCCTTGGCAACAGTGCATGTGAAGTTACACAGTTGTCTGATGGGGGTAACTGTGAAGTTTGATACAAGAACTTATCATGCATAGTCATTGCCACATAGATGTGTAAGACGGTTCCCAAAGGGAACAGAAGGGCTCTTGCTCATGCTCACATgctgacacacactcactgacattGACAGGCATAACAAATCAACACATGATGGAACATGCAATACTTGGTGACTAATCATTTAGGGAAGTACTGGTGAGTTAAAAGGTTCTATATGAGCATTGTGGTATCCTATTTAAAGGTCGAAAACGTAACCCCGTGGGAGGTCATACTACTACTGACTGATAGGAGGGGGGATTGCTATGATCTGGGAAACTATGAGCGTGTGAGCAATTGTGTCGAGTTttccaaaataaaatgtttagCTGGGGCTTTTTTAATTTCCTTTTATATTACAGTCAATTAATACGTATATTTGAATGGTTGAGCATCAAGGTTGAGCGGTTTCATGTTGTGGTACGACTTGTCAAACTTCCTTTTCCAAAATGTTGTGTATTCCTTTTCCAACAAGTTCTTCTATTTAACAAAGTGTCATTGTGTTCTGTTGTAGTTTGTCTCATTTAATGGCGGCTCCAGCAATGACCCTTCCTCTCTTACACTGAGTAACTACTTCAGAGTTCTGCTGAGTTAACCATGTGCCAGACCTTGAGACTTTACATAGCCAAATAGACACTATAAGGAATGTACAGCCCTTCACCATTCTTTAGAGAAACAGGGGCCAAAATATCACCGCTTGGTTCCAGACACATGTAGAAATTGTGTTCCAAACCAATTTCAATGCAACTTTCTTTCAAATGTGTTGTTCGCTTGTTTGTTCGCCTCATTTGGCTTATTGGGTATCTTGTTTGGTGCTATCAGGCATAAGGCTGTTGAATGAGCCTTGATTCCAGTACATTTTATGCTGTGTCACCTGGGTCAATGATTAAAACTAAAAAGGACTATAGTGGCATGGCCCCCGTCTGAATATCATCTCATGGTTTGAGTTGCTCTGTAGTATATATTACTGTGTGGCATGTCTGTCGGTGCCTGCTCACTGACATCAGCTAAATATACCAATTCCATGGATTGACGAAAAAAGAAAAGAACCCATTTGCTGTTGAGTTTTATTTGGTAACAACAGTAGTATTAAGAAAATAACAAAGCTCCAAAATGTGCATTGATAAACCTAAACGTACTACACAAAATACAAACTACGGTAGAAAATGGTTAATTAGATTTCCACGTACCACATTTCAAATGATTACTTCAAATGAAATAAGATCAGAAAATCACAATTTGTGTATTTTCAAAGACATGATGAAAAGTAAAAATGACCTTCTGTGTGTAACTTAGAATTTATTAAAACATGTGCAGTCAGTGACCCCATGGGCTAGGTAAGTATCTTTCCATTAATAATTCACAAACGCCTGTTGTGCATCAAGACAGTCACAGATTATCCTAACTAAAGATCAATGGAGGATCAAAAGTTCAAGTGTGATTTACTAGTAGGTGGCATACTTGGAGGTTGAGCGTTCAGTGTGATGAAATGGATTGGGTCTATTATCATCAAGCAGACTGCTAACACCCTAATCAATAAGGATTATCCTCACAAACACTATCTAGGGAATGTTACAGTGACAATTGAGACAGACACTCGCAAAGTGGCACACTTGAACACCAGAGGTCACTAAGATGCAAGGCATTTCAGCAAGCATAGCGACAGAATGATGACACAGACATCACCGGTGTCCGGACAAAAACGGTGTCCGACATGACTTGTTGTATAACTGTGGAAGAGAATGTAACAACAGACAGACCAACCACTGTCTATTCTGTCACCCCCTGCCCTGCCCAAACAAATTAACTTCAAATGGAAACTTGGCATGGGGACCTAAAACAAACCAGGACAAAACATTGGACACATCTGGGAGACCAGGGGTTCGTGGCATGTGACAAGCAAGAAAATTAGCTGATAGAACTTAGTATAATCTACACGACAGAGGAAGTAGAGCACAAGGAGAGCctgaacaacaaaaaaatctaaactcaTATAGTATACAGTAGGCAAATGGAAGAATCTAGAAGTGTACAGTACATTCGCAACATGGTATAGCCATCACACCATAGGCTAAATAACTTAAAGTAATGGCTAATGCTCCCCAAATCtatagttgacttttgtacatatTCAGAAATGCTGCTCTAGTATTTACTATATAATACCGTGTAATACTTTGCATTGGATAAGCTTCAGATCTACGGTGTGCAGTGTATCACAAACTAGTAAGGTTGAAAGGTGGGACGGAGGGGAATTGTATATCTGTGACAGTACTGGACATGTTGACTGGACGGGCCCAGTCTGGATAAGTCTCCAAACTGAACATGGCACGACCCCAAGTGTTCATGGCCAGAGAAACTGATAAAATGCCCAAAATGTTCATCACAAAGCCCGTTTTCACCTGGGAACAGAGAAACCAAACAGATGTAAATCATCTATCTACTAGGATAGAGTATGTTTAAGTTTAAGAACAGTCTGAAATATGGTCACACAGTATATTGGCGTGAGGATCTTACCATGTCCTTCACCAGAAGATGGCCAGACGCAAAGGCAATGGAG from Oncorhynchus tshawytscha isolate Ot180627B linkage group LG22, Otsh_v2.0, whole genome shotgun sequence carries:
- the LOC112221524 gene encoding osteoclast stimulatory transmembrane protein, yielding MKSITECMGFGFSLRQEPWGAMKTTLQYLWDVYSKPTQAAKEVLTLLSMCFIIAMVTGGLLYHWMTEILRYDSGTSSTAACIYSVAILFLSFLCHPLRCVLTMILPTLGTKQGRKLIISTSVIVLVLSIILNITVNMGVVMHVLKCTSEGFVHSLLNSSELFQEAKRDLVREAIKVKQEELNIVNRLRKFDHFTHIDVSKVKNMFVTVSKQIESDFSRANKLLEDYKLLSNRILAAIFLIYLIVESAYYLKSYVISVKFDNVYITRQLLQKASEDGIQIEPTNLKNMVNSTSCKITKQEFTKCLAPIVVVTLYFIVIIFIMVLDHIVYHLVTVSGPWLLDVPATSVSIAVKYKIHLRFPGLCIIPAICRDIELANLHKQYDWTFSPEALRCYIEPSAPDLRVRVFLGLLCLVSYIMVLLEVYARRIRRKVSASFFKMQEEKRMNFLLKKIQAKQDTRENNIFFIEAVNETRVHTNQNVI